In the genome of Caenorhabditis elegans chromosome IV, the window ACCAAAATCATCTGATTCAAAAAGACCAGTAGCATCAGTTAATACAATGAAATGAGTTACACCCGACATTTGATCAGTCACCTTTAAATTTTGGGTTTAACTGATAACTCAAAACGAACATAAACTCACATTTCCTTTGTACCTTTCAATGAATGATTCGTAAGTAATACCAGTCAATTGAGCATCAATACGAATACGATACGACATAGTTGGAAGTAGCTCTGGgagttctgaaataaatactCCCAAATTACATTAATTGAAGGATGGATAAACTCACTCTGTCTAAACACTTTTCCTCTGTGCTTCTCAAAAATCTTCTCAATATCCGTCAGATTTCCCATTTCTGTCAGTTTACTCTTTGTTACTCCTTCACTTCCACTGGTAGGACTAGTCAATGTTAGAAATTTGGTTGTTGTCTGGAAATGTAACATTTAacgtatttcaaaataatactGACCCCCTTGCTCCACTTtgacaatttaaatttcagttctcTTTGGCTTAATGAAAAACTATCAAATGGCAAATTTTTGCTTCAATGTtacacatttttgatgaaaccAACGACAACCGATATATGAGCCGTCAAAGTAGAGCAATGCAAGAAACTACAGcttaaatatataaaatctagCTTACCTGCACACTTTCAGCCAATACTTGTTCTGGTGTCTTATTCTCAACATTAAAAGCTCCTCTATCAGCACCATTCCGAATGAGAAAATCAGCAATCTTAACGTGTCCATATTTCGCAGCAGCATGAAGAAGAGTATTTCCAAACACTGGAATTAcatcaaattaaataaaaattgattgattatCTTCTTACTGTTGTACACATTAATGAACACTCCCTTATCTACCAATACCTTCACTTGAtcgaaattaatttctctAACAGCTTCACATAATGCATTTTTATCAGCTTCTTGATCAATCCagaactgaaattaattttatttgaactgaaaattgaataataactCACTGAATATCTCCAGTGCAAATTTGTAACTGCTTCTGATGCAAATCGATTCAAATAAAATCGTTTCAACTTCCTTCTTCCATTTGGAGTTATTGAATACAAGATAATCAAGAGAATGATGAAAAGAACAAGTGATCCAAATATGATGAGAACAATGAAGTACCatggaattgaattttgtatCCAAATTGTTTCATGCCTGCCCATTTCAAAAAGCTCATCAAGAAATTTGTTAAGAAATGTGACACTCTCTGAAGCAGCTTTGAGTTCTTTGTGGTAATAAGTGAAATCCAAACGAAGAGCTTTAATTCCTTCCATTTGTTCGATTATCTTCTGACTTccttttaaatgtttcacgttttctttgaattcatcgaaatttttgaaaactccaaCCAATCCATGAAAAGTCGCAGCTTCGTCAAATACAATCGCAACACTTGAAATGTCATTATTCACGCGATTTCCcatcaaataattcaaattgctcattttttcaatagtctcgtttaatttctttttgccTTGAGACTCCCATACTTTCCAGAAGTTGCCATTGAAATGAGAAGTTGAACTTAACATACTTCGTAGGAGATTCATCTCTTTCTGGTTAATATGCAGTTCCTCTATTGCTTCTTTTCCAATAAGTAAAGGTTTATTGATTTCTTCGGATTGATTGAACCTATTCAAATACTTGATCTCATCACTTAACTTCTTCAATGTATTGTCTCTAGCAGAGTTCAGCGCcttcagaattttagaaagGTCATCCATATAAGATCCAACCATTTTTGATGCAGATTCTGTTTCAGGAGATTTGAATGATTCAAAATTAAGAAGGTTAAACAGattattgtttatttttcctaatttaaagtttccagttctcaaacattttccaatgGTAAAAGCTTTTGTCACATTAACTTCTAATAAAACATCATTCAAATAATCAAGAGACGGAGCGTTGATGATACTCTTAACAAATTCACTTCCATCGTAATCACTTATCAATTGCGTGACATTTTCGGACATTCTCTTGATAGACTTGGTATCATTTGGACTTATTTTGTTATATAAATTGGATTGTATTTGACGCCAATTTCCAGAATCGGACTTCATGATTTCCTTAACTTTTACTCGTATATTCTTCAGTTCATCCAAGGTTTTATCTTTCTgctttattatttttcgtaCTCTTCGAATGTATTTATGTAGTTCAGTGGCAAGATTATCCATATgaatgaatatatttttaaatttttcataatcaaAAGATTTCGTGAATGTGGGCAAATTAACAACGCAAGTCTCCACAACGTCTATGATAGTACTCGATATTTCGAAATCGTTCCACTTTTCCAGATCACTGATTTTTACTGACATCAATAAAGCTGCTCTTAAGCTATCCGGATGTTTTAAAACTatcttcttcacttttttcattgttttcaaatgatttcTGATAGGTTCGAGTCCATCATAAAGGGTCTTTGTGTTCTCATCCCCAAGTACATGTTTCAGCCACTTGGAATTGAATACTCTCAACATTCCAGCAacttctttaatttttgattcatagaGGTTAACTTTTTCGCCAAATAATGTCCTCTTCATACCATCACCAACACCTTTGCTGTTCTTTTTCAAAGCCTTCCTAACTTTGACAAGATTTTGACTGATTGTTCTCAATAACGAAGCAGAAGATTTTACAAATTCACCATTTACGGTAAATTCTTGAACAGCGTCAATAATGTCATCTAATATACTTATATCAGAGTGCCTTTCGTTAAACTTTTTGACGACATTTTTGTATTCGAGACTTTTGCTGAGCTGATCCAtgtcttttttgaataattcttCAATCTTTCCGTCGGAGAAAAGAGCAAAgcaaaatgataattttgttCTATCAATGTCATTCGATAGACAATATTCGATatcatcaaaatatttaaattcggGTGGTTTTAGATCAGGTGGATTTGGCATCttacttttcaacttttcaaatctcCGAATATAcgactgaacttttttttcggggaaaatttttttcggtgaaaatatGATTCCAACGAAGATAGCATAACTAAGTGGTTCACTACTGTCTTCAATTCTGTAACGTTCGACGGGACTGTTACCTTTCGAATTTCATTGTAAAACTTTGTGAATGCTGCCATCGTTTCATTCGGTTGAAGAGCAAGAAATGCTTGTAGATCAAGTGGCGttgctttgaaaaatgtagaagtTTCCAGATCGAAATCATGGAAAAGACGTGCTTGACTTGATATTGCTTTCGTTAGATTAATCAAGGTGGAAACATCATTCATGAAGTTTTCGAGATTTGGCGATTTTactaaaatgtttaattgataaaagtgaaatgaaaatagaaaattcaacTCACTATCACTTTCAAATGTGGTTTCTTCGGTGGATGTTGAGAACGCTAACAGTcgattgaaacaaaaaattaaggtAATTGCAAAGAGTATACTAATAGCTTTATTCATCTGAAATCAAATGAAACATGCATGATTTTATGAACAAACTTTGCTCACCTTGCATTACCGGAGAAATCACTTCactagaaaatcgaaaataatcaatgaaatgttttgtttatCACTAGGACTAAAATAAGAGCAACaagcgatttttttccaaaaaattcttctTGTTCGCAACTGTCTTCACGTAAtgtccaattttttcgatttttttcattttattgtcAAAGAGTAGGCTtaactttttatttgtattcTGATTGTGAGctgagttttcattttcctactttacttttttttgagttgtttacctgcaaaatttgtatgattttgagaaaaagtccaattttcagaatgacaCTTTTCTCGGAGAATCTAAAATTTACAGTGCACATTGTGATGCCAATGATGTGAGGCTCCTGATTTACACATCGAAAACTTATCCCGAATGCGAAAAAGTGAAAGAGATTGCTGacatattttttatcaaaaatctagAACGAATATTTCAATCTTTGTCCGTAAGATCAGTTTTTTACTCTGCTTCTTAAAATAAAGTATACTGCTTGTTGATATTCCCACGTAAGAATGTGTCactattttacattttctcCAAGATTCTCAGGAAAATGTGCGCGGAAAAACAAAGTTCTACTTTTTCTCGTCAGTGTTGAGTTCTAAAGCAAATTTGTCATGCACTCGAGCAGAAGCATTTGCTCGACTGATCACCTCacagtttgaatattttgatttgtgatattatttctatttttcaaacccCGCAAAATGATATATTGGATAGTTAATCTAGCTCAGCTGgtattttcaattctcaatttattatttttaatatttgactTCTTTCTgctattttcagttttaaaactgaaaatgtcttCCCAATCTGGACCCTTTAtctatattatttttatgacaatttttggaatttcggaaaaattgatagaCTTTCTAATGGTAGACGCCTGGCCTATTTCTGAATGGATCGAGCCTAATGGTGGATATCAGAGTGAGTTGGCAAGATGCTTGATCTGaattctgaaacagttttgaaaTCATAAGCTCCAcagtcaattttcagagtatCGTCATGCTGTTGGAACAGAAGTATCTCTGCTATTCACCATTTGTTATTTAGCTCCATTATTTTTGGATTGGATAATGACTTTCCATAGGATGTCTATTTTCATATCACCGATTAAATCATCAAAATGGTTCAGCGACACGAAGGTTGTTGTGTATTGCACTGGGGTTACGGTAGGCTACAGTATTTTGAAACCTATAATACCCTGAAAGAGTTGCAGATTCTCATTACCATTTGGCTTCTgattccatatttttcaaattgctcaTTAAACTTCAATGCTTTGACCAGTTACCACGAATCAGCATGTGCTCCGTCTCGTCATCCAAtcactttatttcaaaataactttCTTATTTATGTTCCAATTGTGTCAATGGTAGTCAATTCTGGAATtctaatttatcaaaaatatctgAGAAATCGCTGGAAGAGCACTGCCTCGTCAATATCTTTGTCACACGTAAAAcgagaaaatgaaatgattCGTCAAGCATGTTTTATTGGAGTTTATTTGAGTGTTTATGAGATTTTATACTTACACATGAGGCTTTATCCGGTAAGAATATCAAACAagataatttgtgaaaataatataattattttcagcaacattttgaaaatcttcccTTCGAGCTTCAAACAATATCCTATGATCTACGTTTGCTGGCAATCAGttcattgaacttttttgtatattttgtgCTCACCAAATCAActagaaaaatagttttaaagtCATTTGGAAGTGTGAACCATCTACATTTAAGTCAAAGTTTCAGTCATAGTAACGCAAGAATTTtacattaattattttttctgtttattgTAATTCTTTATAGTTTAGGCTAAACTGTTTAGCCCAGAAACAAATTACCTTTTagtattttataaattataaaacgTTGTTCTAccagagaaaaaacaattttatcaaccagatctttaaaattttggaattctcATTGTTACTCTGATTTTGAACtcacttaaaaaaacaatattaatcttaatttttacattgaataaaatatttcttcgttgcaagttaaattttttcgcatGACCCAAATTgctcagaaaaattttggtgaatGATTACAAAATCAAATGAAATAGATTAAAGAAAGTAttgctgaaaatctggaataaaaaatgtttattgtaatttttggaaagaagtCAACAAAGCTCGGGAAAATCATTCGAGCGCTTTCCATTTTCATTAGCAGCGGCTAGAATTCGTGTGcgtgttctctttttttcagaaaaaaattaaaagtttgaacGTTTGGAATCATTTGCTggtaaaatccaaaaaaaaactccggTATGCTGTTTAACATGATAACACAATTCACTGACTCACCGAAATAACCAGTTAATCCCCGAGCCTACAAAATCgtgctcaaaaattaatagtttcTTTTATGGTTTCCAATGTTTAGTAAACTTTTCTTCGATCatcaaacattatttttgcataaaatatATGTTTGAAACAGCTTTTATGATTGCGAAATGGTTTAATGATTTCGGAGAATAAAAACTGTTTGTGAATCCATGCCATAAAATCATGATTTCTCCTTCTTGATCGTTtcaatacaaattttgaaaaccattttCTCTAAGGAAATTACAATAAATTGGTTAAAATACCTCTATGGTTTCCAAACATGCATAACACAGTTCTAAAATTCGTTGAACTTCTGTGTTCGCTGTTAAAAATGGTTGTCTTccaaacacaatttttttctacgaGTACTCatatttgtttatttacaTTTTCCATTATTTGTCGTTAAATATTGCTCAGCAGTAATGCTAGAAGCTTCCGttgatattatcaaaaaagttgaaattatcaaaattgacTAAGTTCTTACCGAAATCCTAAGAACAtcaaatctttttgaaattttttattataagaTTCGGCCATTTTGGgctatttttataaatatgttTATTTAAAATCCCCACAGACTCTACTCTTCAGATAATATACTCAACCAGTAAAAAACCTTCCTTGGCAgcagaattttttagttattgaGGGTGGTGGCAAATGTACTTTTTGTTCACTGAACTGTTATTATTACTGAAAAAACCAGGAACTGGTGACActtgaaaatattcgaaaaacacACCCGTTTAAACAAAAttcacccaaaaaattagtaaaacgTGTGAGTCCTCAGtggatgtgtgtgtgtgtgtttgaatgattcaattaattttctctTCCTCCCTTCTTTCATTCTCATCTTGTCCTTTTCGAACATttcttctctaaaaatttcggcaattttcgtgTGTTGTTGTCATTCTAAGGACAACTTTTTGATGCCCCCTCCATCCTCGGGATTTCGTCTCATTCTAGGGAGGGTGGCCCCAAAATAGTTGAAGCGAAACGaatcgaaatttgattttctgagCATATGTCGACACCAACTTCTTTCCAATATTGGCCCTTTGCACTTTCTCATTCGATTTGGTGTCTGTGAtccttttttgtgttgttgctttttcagaacaattaaaattgtttttttgtttgttttggaAACTATGGGAACCTAACAGAGTCCGCAGTTAGCATGTCTCATGCCTGCCTATCGCCTACTTTTTggacgaaatttttttgatgtgcgtcaactgtaaaaaaataatagaaattgACCCTAAAACGTCTAGAATATATATAAAACAAGATCAAAAATAATCtcataaatattcaaatgccTTCGCCGTGTTTTTATCTATTACATGACATCTTCCTCTCTCGATTTCTAGATCATCATAGGaagttatgttttttttttaatcaggaATGTGCTTTgctttttcataaattttttctagaaaattaaaataccaGACATTTTTTAACAACTTCCAAGTTCACAATAAGAGAAACACTGGATCATGTCGTTTTTTTAGTTACTTGAATTACTTGAAACTTCACCTAGCAATGAGTACGTGCAAATAATGCAAATATATCATTATTGAGACTCTTCAAATATACTcaacttatttattttttgcagaaaaggaatgaagattccaatttttccaatttctaccaattttatttgaaaaaaatgttttatggtcggatcaattaaaaattgaacaatacTCGTTGTTccattaaaatataaaacggatttttcaacttttccaaatatgttttatttgtaaaattgtaacacaaagaaaatattcagtttttttaatctgaaactttgtcaaaatgttaaaatttttattgtaatgAGAAAtttactttctgaaaatacccAAAGACTTGGGcgctctaaaattttttggaaatccgttcaacaatttcagctgTTCAGCAATAATtgagaaagtttttaaattggcGTTTCTTAACATCTTGGCTGTACACAATTTTCAACGAGTTGGATAATTGTATTCGTTTTAGACAGAATAAATGGAATTTTGTAGTCCTTTAACGATAACAactgaccaaaaaatgttctgtttacaatttagaaaaaaccaCTCACGGAATTCTAACCTTTTATTCTATTGTTTTAGTGTAGattgattcaattttaaagtcTCAGTATTTCCTTTTCGTCATTTTTAGTTTCATTGACCAATAtctgaatattaaattttaaagcgTCTGTGAACTTTTTAAGTGTTTCTATCCAAGAAAAGTGATAAACAAtgcatattttttggaatttctaaaaCTCGGTGGTCATCTTGTCTatgaaaaaacttacatatATTGAAACAGTTCCATGCACAGGGAAATTTAACAATATTTGTTgtttgccttttttttcaattttgcagattccagtagaaaattatcaaaattaaattatgggcatctttttaaaattgatttctagACAAAATAAAGAGCACAAGGTGTTAGTATTAAGTATTTCATAATGAGAAGAGAATTATTTCATAATGAGAAAGAAActaacataatttttgaagtataaAGCTGACTACCTACCGCCTTTTTTCTTTGACTACGGCAAAGATTAAC includes:
- the srxa-2 gene encoding G_PROTEIN_RECEP_F1_2 domain-containing protein (Partially confirmed by transcript evidence); protein product: MSSQSGPFIYIIFMTIFGISEKLIDFLMVDAWPISEWIEPNGGYQKYRHAVGTEVSLLFTICYLAPLFLDWIMTFHRMSIFISPIKSSKWFSDTKVVVYCTGVTILITIWLLIPYFSNCSLNFNALTSYHESACAPSRHPITLFQNNFLIYVPIVSMVVNSGILIYQKYLRNRWKSTASSISLSHVKRENEMIRQACFIGVYLSVYEILYLHMRLYPQHFENLPFELQTISYDLRLLAISSLNFFVYFVLTKSTRKIVLKSFGSVNHLHLSQSFSHSNARILH
- the F56D5.9 gene encoding BRCT domain-containing protein (Partially confirmed by transcript evidence) yields the protein MNKAISILFAITLIFCFNRLLAFSTSTEETTFESDIKSPNLENFMNDVSTLINLTKAISSQARLFHDFDLETSTFFKATPLDLQAFLALQPNETMAAFTKFYNEIRKSYIRRFEKLKSKMPNPPDLKPPEFKYFDDIEYCLSNDIDRTKLSFCFALFSDGKIEELFKKDMDQLSKSLEYKNVVKKFNERHSDISILDDIIDAVQEFTVNGEFVKSSASLLRTISQNLVKVRKALKKNSKGVGDGMKRTLFGEKVNLYESKIKEVAGMLRVFNSKWLKHVLGDENTKTLYDGLEPIRNHLKTMKKVKKIVLKHPDSLRAALLMSVKISDLEKWNDFEISSTIIDVVETCVVNLPTFTKSFDYEKFKNIFIHMDNLATELHKYIRRVRKIIKQKDKTLDELKNIRVKVKEIMKSDSGNWRQIQSNLYNKISPNDTKSIKRMSENVTQLISDYDGSEFVKSIINAPSLDYLNDVLLEVNVTKAFTIGKCLRTGNFKLGKINNNLFNLLNFESFKSPETESASKMVGSYMDDLSKILKALNSARDNTLKKLSDEIKYLNRFNQSEEINKPLLIGKEAIEELHINQKEMNLLRSMLSSTSHFNGNFWKVWESQGKKKLNETIEKMSNLNYLMGNRVNNDISSVAIVFDEAATFHGLVGVFKNFDEFKENVKHLKGSQKIIEQMEGIKALRLDFTYYHKELKAASESVTFLNKFLDELFEMGRHETIWIQNSIPWYFIVLIIFGSLVLFIILLIILYSITPNGRRKLKRFYLNRFASEAVTNLHWRYSFWIDQEADKNALCEAVREINFDQVKVLVDKGVFINVYNMFGNTLLHAAAKYGHVKIADFLIRNGADRGAFNVENKTPEQVLAESVQTTTKFLTLTSPTSGSEGVTKSKLTEMGNLTDIEKIFEKHRGKVFRQKLPELLPTMSYRIRIDAQLTGITYESFIERYKGNVTDQMSGVTHFIVLTDATGLFESDDFGYIMCIFLPTLIMKQQWMNDCLKKKSNFRNDYKYRVERVKYKGVVYETVLKWAEWIHKQKIPFLFGVHFHVAIEKMSENEKMHLKQLVEMHGATWMDQMPNKANFNAGSHPFHHFHLGPLFIIHEKKNNMETYKNVTVMYQKPKFISNGSSIIPHPKR